The Thermosynechococcus sp. genome has a segment encoding these proteins:
- a CDS encoding alpha/beta fold hydrolase, whose amino-acid sequence MTEVSLSWQHQYRSVNQVRLHYVTQGSGDLVILLHGFPEFWYSWRFQIPVLARHFKVVVPDLRGYNDSEKPAHGYDLDTLSQDVTALIQELGYERAHIVGHDCGGLIAWHVAARFPQRVQHLAVLNTPHLYPVGLELWQQLEHFWRNWPLLACHIPGLAEYWLGHNLRSFLQDFFQRYSIRKAAFSAETVQLYQAALEKAGAIAAVLKSYRHLFSPQQWWHLLQQHTEAITSPTLILWGADDPLAPPRLANGIEALIRAPWRLKYLPECGHWAQQEVPGLVNRELLAFLRA is encoded by the coding sequence ATGACTGAAGTTTCCCTTAGTTGGCAACACCAGTACCGCAGCGTTAACCAAGTGCGCCTGCACTACGTCACCCAAGGCAGCGGTGATCTAGTGATTTTGTTGCATGGCTTTCCAGAGTTTTGGTACTCTTGGCGATTTCAAATTCCCGTTTTGGCTCGTCATTTCAAGGTCGTAGTGCCAGATCTGCGGGGCTACAATGACTCCGAGAAGCCTGCCCACGGCTATGATCTCGATACCCTCAGCCAAGATGTAACGGCGCTCATTCAAGAGCTGGGCTATGAACGAGCACACATTGTCGGCCATGATTGCGGTGGCCTCATAGCTTGGCATGTGGCGGCACGCTTTCCGCAGAGGGTGCAGCATTTAGCGGTTTTGAATACCCCGCACCTCTACCCTGTGGGACTGGAACTCTGGCAGCAGTTGGAGCATTTTTGGCGCAACTGGCCGCTATTGGCTTGCCACATCCCCGGCTTAGCGGAATACTGGCTAGGGCACAATCTGCGGAGTTTTTTGCAGGATTTCTTTCAGCGCTACTCCATCCGCAAGGCGGCCTTTTCAGCAGAAACTGTGCAACTCTATCAAGCGGCTCTTGAAAAAGCGGGAGCGATCGCGGCTGTCCTCAAAAGTTATCGCCATCTTTTTTCACCCCAACAGTGGTGGCACCTACTGCAACAGCACACGGAAGCCATTACCAGCCCCACCCTGATCCTCTGGGGTGCCGATGATCCCCTCGCCCCGCCCCGCCTTGCCAATGGTATTGAAGCGTTGATCCGTGCACCGTGGCGGCTGAAATACCTGCCTGAGTGTGGCCATTGGGCCCAACAGGAAGTGCCAGGGCTCGTCAATCGCGAACTCCTTGCCTTTTTGCGGGCATAA
- a CDS encoding DUF4912 domain-containing protein translates to MPKDRPPLEEMTLRQLRRVASELQVSRYSRMRKDELLAAIREKQAQANGSTTTISIQPVPSSLESQEKVEAAKFDLGPAQDDVLLAAVDEGLGDLPGGYGESRIVLMPRDPQWAYAYWDVPNEHREQLRRQGGQQLALRLYDATNINLDSQIPHSVQEYPCDELAREWYLPIPVSDRDYVVEIGYRCADGRWLVLARSAPIHIPPAYPSDWVWDQFITVDWDMDLRGKTLFDLGAPLAGTAEPNPIYEGIFAMAEGAEAQRVAGSLFGSMHQVPGSISQLPEMAISSYVFPSGVGLWAVPTVSGLTMSGVGFSASAAPIRPRKFWLVADAELIVYGATEPDATVTIGGRPIKLNPDGTFRFQMSFQDGLIDFPILAVAADGEQNRAIHMKFTRETPERRTNTKEEAVLEWLA, encoded by the coding sequence ATGCCAAAAGATCGCCCCCCGTTAGAAGAAATGACATTGCGGCAGTTGCGGCGTGTTGCCAGTGAACTGCAAGTATCCCGCTATAGCCGTATGCGCAAAGATGAGCTCCTCGCTGCCATCCGTGAAAAACAGGCGCAAGCCAACGGATCAACCACCACCATTTCTATCCAACCTGTCCCCTCTAGTCTGGAGTCACAAGAAAAAGTGGAAGCCGCAAAGTTTGACCTCGGTCCTGCTCAAGATGATGTTCTCTTGGCCGCAGTGGATGAAGGCCTTGGGGATTTGCCGGGTGGCTATGGTGAAAGCCGCATTGTCCTCATGCCCCGTGATCCCCAGTGGGCCTACGCCTATTGGGATGTGCCCAACGAGCACCGCGAACAATTGCGGCGGCAAGGGGGGCAGCAACTGGCTTTACGCCTCTACGATGCCACCAATATCAACCTCGATAGCCAAATTCCCCACAGTGTTCAGGAGTACCCCTGCGATGAGTTGGCGCGGGAGTGGTATCTGCCCATCCCCGTGAGCGATCGCGACTATGTAGTGGAAATTGGTTATCGCTGTGCCGATGGCCGCTGGTTAGTTCTAGCTCGTTCTGCCCCCATTCATATTCCCCCCGCCTACCCCTCAGATTGGGTTTGGGATCAATTCATTACCGTGGATTGGGATATGGATCTGCGGGGCAAAACCCTCTTTGATCTGGGGGCACCCTTGGCAGGCACTGCCGAACCCAATCCCATTTATGAGGGCATCTTTGCCATGGCCGAAGGGGCAGAAGCGCAACGGGTGGCGGGTTCCCTCTTTGGTTCTATGCACCAAGTCCCCGGCTCCATCTCCCAGTTGCCAGAAATGGCCATCAGTTCCTATGTCTTCCCCTCTGGAGTTGGGCTATGGGCGGTGCCGACGGTTTCGGGTCTGACGATGTCGGGCGTTGGCTTCTCAGCTTCGGCGGCTCCCATTCGTCCGCGCAAATTCTGGTTAGTGGCGGATGCTGAACTCATTGTCTATGGGGCTACGGAGCCAGATGCCACCGTCACCATTGGTGGGCGCCCCATCAAACTCAATCCCGATGGCACGTTCCGCTTCCAAATGTCCTTCCAAGATGGCCTCATCGACTTCCCGATCTTAGCAGTGGCCGCAGATGGGGAACAAAACCGCGCCATTCACATGAAGTTCACTCGCGAAACCCCCGAACGCCGCACCAATACCAAGGAAGAAGCGGTGCTGGAGTGGCTCGCCTAA
- a CDS encoding NUDIX hydrolase codes for MPATTTVPVALAILYQGDRVLMQLRDDYAHILYPGHWGLFGGHLEPEEAPLAGVQREVYEEIGYCPPQLTFFGEYSDPQVHRYIFTGPLTCELGSLVLNEGQGMDLVPYASVVAGVHYAQALGEDRPLGAIHQRILLDFFAQFRRESAP; via the coding sequence ATGCCAGCAACTACGACTGTTCCCGTTGCCCTTGCCATTCTCTACCAAGGCGATCGCGTTCTTATGCAACTGCGAGATGATTATGCCCATATCTTGTATCCTGGCCACTGGGGACTTTTTGGCGGCCACCTTGAACCTGAAGAAGCACCGCTCGCGGGCGTTCAGCGGGAAGTCTATGAGGAGATTGGCTACTGCCCACCCCAGCTCACCTTTTTTGGCGAGTACAGCGATCCCCAAGTACATCGCTATATTTTCACAGGCCCTTTAACCTGTGAATTGGGCAGCTTGGTACTCAACGAAGGACAGGGGATGGACTTAGTACCCTACGCTTCTGTGGTGGCTGGCGTTCACTATGCCCAAGCCCTCGGGGAGGATCGCCCCTTAGGAGCCATCCACCAGCGGATTCTGCTTGATTTCTTTGCTCAATTCAGGAGAGAATCAGCCCCCTAG
- a CDS encoding SufS family cysteine desulfurase: MTIAPSRSLADLCRADFPILARQVHDRPLIYFDNAATSQKPLAVLNTLEDYYRRYNSNVHRGVHTLSAEATAAYEGAREKVARFVNAAHAEEIIYTRNASEAINLVAYSWGMNTLRDGDEIILTVMEHHSNLIPWQFVAQKTGARLKFVELTPEQTFDLNHYESLLSDRTRLVAVAHVSNTLGCLNPIPEIARLAHAKGARVLVDACQSVPHLPIDVQQLGCDWLVASGHKMCAPTGIGFLWGRSELLRQMPPFLGGGEMIADVFLDHATYADIPHRFEAGTPAIAEAIALGAAVDYLSQWGMARIHAYEQELTAYLFERLPELPGVTVYGPTSGDRAALASFTVGEVHPHDLSTILDQAGIAIRAGHHCTQPLHRYLGVQSTARASLYFYNTRAEIDQFIAALGEAIAFFSDVLA, translated from the coding sequence ATGACGATCGCCCCGAGCCGCTCCCTTGCTGACCTGTGCCGTGCTGACTTTCCGATTTTGGCGCGACAGGTCCACGATCGCCCCTTGATTTACTTTGACAATGCGGCCACCTCCCAGAAGCCCTTGGCAGTTCTCAATACCCTTGAGGACTACTATCGGCGCTATAACTCTAATGTCCATCGGGGGGTACACACCCTCAGTGCTGAGGCCACGGCCGCCTATGAAGGGGCACGGGAAAAGGTGGCGCGTTTTGTCAATGCTGCCCATGCCGAGGAAATTATCTATACGCGCAATGCCAGTGAGGCGATTAACCTCGTGGCCTATAGTTGGGGCATGAATACGCTGCGGGACGGGGATGAAATTATCCTGACGGTGATGGAGCACCACAGTAATTTGATTCCGTGGCAGTTTGTGGCCCAAAAAACCGGTGCTCGCCTCAAGTTTGTCGAACTGACGCCAGAGCAAACCTTTGACCTCAACCACTACGAAAGCCTTTTGAGCGATCGCACGCGCTTAGTGGCCGTGGCCCATGTATCTAACACGCTGGGGTGCCTCAACCCGATTCCCGAGATTGCCCGTCTTGCCCATGCCAAGGGGGCGCGGGTATTGGTGGATGCCTGCCAAAGTGTGCCTCACCTCCCCATTGATGTGCAGCAGTTGGGGTGCGATTGGCTGGTGGCCTCCGGTCATAAAATGTGTGCCCCCACGGGCATCGGCTTCCTCTGGGGACGCTCGGAACTCCTGCGGCAAATGCCGCCTTTTTTGGGGGGGGGCGAAATGATTGCCGATGTCTTTCTTGACCATGCCACCTACGCCGATATTCCCCATCGGTTTGAAGCGGGAACGCCGGCCATTGCGGAGGCGATCGCTCTGGGGGCCGCGGTGGATTACCTGAGTCAGTGGGGGATGGCACGCATCCATGCCTACGAGCAGGAACTCACGGCCTACCTCTTTGAACGCCTCCCAGAGCTTCCTGGTGTCACGGTCTATGGCCCTACGTCGGGCGATCGCGCTGCCTTGGCCAGCTTTACCGTGGGTGAGGTGCACCCCCACGATCTCTCGACCATCCTGGATCAGGCGGGAATTGCGATTCGGGCAGGACACCACTGCACTCAGCCTTTGCACCGCTATTTAGGGGTTCAATCCACGGCACGGGCTAGCCTTTACTTCTACAACACCCGCGCTGAAATTGATCAGTTTATTGCTGCCCTGGGGGAAGCGATTGCCTTCTTTAGCGACGTCTTGGCCTAG
- a CDS encoding metal ABC transporter substrate-binding protein has translation MAIQAHLKRWGLLLILGVFLGSCAPPAQSPQERETSQTSQTAGQFTIVTTFLPITAFTKAVVGDRATVEQLLPPNVDAHDFQARPEDVRLLGTARVLVKNGLGLETFLDPLIKNAANTDLKVIDTSAGVTPIASAKGDPDHTHDYDDHSHSHSHGEFNPHIWLDPQRAVQQVKNIRDGLIAVDPEGAAIYEENSAAFIQKLEALDALAREKLTPFAGKTFVIYHDVAPYFAERYNLKAIYLVGNPAVNPSPADVQRVMQAVQQSDLKTLLTEPGQEQAFESLARDSGAKVSVFDPLERAPSAADLTPAYFLGKMEQNILNLAEAFGAQRQAHRSPYSLAVLELAWIPL, from the coding sequence ATGGCTATTCAAGCGCACCTTAAACGCTGGGGGCTGCTGCTAATTCTGGGGGTATTTTTGGGCAGTTGTGCCCCCCCAGCCCAGTCGCCACAGGAGCGGGAGACCTCACAGACCTCACAGACAGCAGGGCAATTCACGATTGTGACGACTTTTTTACCCATCACTGCCTTTACAAAAGCGGTCGTGGGCGATCGCGCCACTGTCGAGCAACTGTTGCCCCCTAATGTTGATGCCCACGACTTCCAAGCCCGTCCTGAGGATGTGCGGCTTTTGGGGACGGCAAGGGTCTTGGTCAAAAACGGCCTTGGGTTGGAAACGTTCCTTGACCCCTTAATCAAGAATGCCGCCAATACAGACCTTAAAGTCATTGATACCAGTGCTGGAGTAACCCCAATTGCCAGCGCAAAGGGTGATCCCGACCACACCCATGATTACGACGACCATAGCCACAGTCATAGCCATGGTGAATTCAATCCCCACATTTGGCTAGATCCCCAGCGTGCTGTCCAGCAGGTAAAAAATATTCGTGATGGTTTGATTGCCGTGGATCCTGAAGGGGCTGCCATCTATGAAGAAAATAGTGCTGCCTTTATTCAAAAGTTAGAAGCACTCGATGCCCTGGCACGGGAAAAGCTCACTCCCTTTGCCGGCAAAACATTTGTGATCTATCACGATGTGGCCCCCTATTTTGCCGAGAGGTATAACCTGAAAGCGATCTATCTCGTGGGCAATCCCGCCGTTAACCCCTCACCAGCGGACGTGCAACGGGTGATGCAGGCGGTGCAGCAAAGTGACCTGAAAACGCTCTTGACTGAACCGGGGCAAGAACAGGCCTTTGAAAGTTTAGCGCGGGATTCGGGGGCAAAAGTGAGTGTGTTTGATCCCCTAGAGCGTGCCCCTTCCGCAGCAGATCTCACCCCTGCCTATTTCCTGGGCAAGATGGAGCAGAACATTCTCAACCTTGCTGAAGCGTTTGGGGCGCAACGGCAAGCCCATCGTTCCCCTTATTCCTTGGCGGTTTTGGAGTTGGCGTGGATACCCCTGTGA
- a CDS encoding OB-fold nucleic acid binding domain-containing protein, which yields MKIVGRRLVGWQAVYDIGLARDHNFLLANGAIAANCFNKSHSTAYGYVTYQTAFLKANFPVEYMAALLTANSGDQDKVQRYIATCLSMGIEVLPPDVNHSDIDFTPVGEKILFGLSAVRNVGQGMIEAILQARAEGGAFQSLADFCERVPRAGGDSRILNRRALESLIACGAMDSLHPQRNRNQLLQDLPLVLEWAQARAKDRAVGQVNLFDMLAGGSSNESSGSYDPAPSAPPVDDLPDAEKLRQEKDLLGFYVSNHPLKDIHRPAAMIAPISLADLEQHTGQGVVSVIALLTALKPITTKRGERMAIVQLEDLTGQAEAVVFPKAYERIQGQLQLDHRLLLWGTLEMRDDRPQLLIEDAEPLEAVKLVLVDLPVEQAGDIQAQSRLSEVLKQQAGEMPKVPVVIKVTDGYHAQYVRLGPQFRVEDADRARHALTSAGFQAQASELLSLKP from the coding sequence GTGAAGATTGTCGGCCGGCGGTTGGTGGGTTGGCAAGCGGTCTATGACATTGGTTTAGCCAGGGATCACAACTTTCTTTTGGCCAATGGGGCGATCGCCGCTAATTGTTTCAACAAGTCCCACTCGACGGCCTACGGCTACGTTACCTATCAAACGGCATTTCTCAAGGCCAACTTTCCCGTCGAGTATATGGCAGCTTTGCTCACGGCCAATAGTGGCGACCAAGACAAGGTACAGCGCTATATTGCCACCTGCCTGAGTATGGGGATTGAGGTGTTACCCCCCGATGTGAATCACTCAGATATTGACTTTACCCCCGTGGGCGAAAAAATTCTTTTTGGTCTGTCGGCAGTACGCAACGTTGGCCAAGGGATGATTGAGGCCATTTTGCAGGCGCGGGCAGAGGGGGGCGCCTTTCAAAGTTTGGCGGATTTTTGCGAACGAGTTCCCCGTGCGGGGGGCGATAGTCGCATTCTCAACCGTCGCGCCCTTGAATCCCTGATTGCCTGTGGTGCCATGGATAGTCTCCATCCCCAGCGCAACCGCAACCAACTACTGCAGGATCTCCCCCTCGTGCTGGAGTGGGCACAGGCGCGCGCCAAAGATCGGGCGGTGGGGCAAGTAAATCTCTTTGACATGTTGGCAGGGGGCTCCAGCAATGAATCCAGCGGCAGCTATGACCCAGCCCCCAGTGCGCCCCCGGTTGATGATTTACCCGATGCCGAAAAGCTCCGCCAAGAAAAAGACCTGCTGGGATTTTATGTATCGAACCATCCCCTCAAGGATATTCACCGGCCAGCGGCCATGATTGCCCCCATTAGCTTGGCGGATCTCGAGCAGCACACGGGTCAAGGGGTGGTGAGTGTGATTGCCCTGCTGACGGCACTCAAGCCCATTACCACCAAGCGCGGCGAGCGAATGGCCATTGTCCAGTTGGAAGACCTCACAGGTCAGGCGGAAGCGGTGGTTTTTCCCAAGGCCTATGAGCGAATTCAGGGGCAATTGCAGCTTGATCACCGCCTATTGCTGTGGGGCACCCTAGAAATGCGTGACGATCGCCCCCAACTCCTGATTGAAGATGCCGAGCCCCTTGAAGCGGTGAAACTGGTGCTTGTGGATTTGCCCGTAGAGCAGGCGGGGGACATTCAGGCCCAAAGTCGTCTCTCGGAAGTGCTCAAGCAACAGGCGGGAGAAATGCCCAAGGTGCCGGTGGTGATTAAAGTAACCGATGGCTACCATGCCCAGTACGTACGCCTAGGGCCACAGTTTCGCGTTGAGGATGCCGATCGCGCCCGCCATGCCCTCACTAGTGCCGGCTTTCAGGCGCAAGCCAGTGAACTGCTCAGCCTCAAGCCCTAG
- a CDS encoding RDD family protein, whose translation MALSRQYPPPLPLAQPWRRAIASSIDFILIWLTSVVGITPGAAIQWGQLFVFAIVWWLLRVAMVNRNKGQSPGHWLMNVRLLDQRQRTPDLLSLSKRELVIGIGALLTLAGLESYGPSMALIILALPLAVDCSLAWIDEEHRTLHDRLGGTKVYRCRRGFALDRKLIELVSKIRKDLP comes from the coding sequence ATGGCACTTTCCCGTCAATATCCACCCCCCTTACCCCTGGCTCAGCCTTGGCGACGGGCGATCGCCAGCAGCATTGACTTTATCCTAATCTGGCTGACGAGCGTTGTCGGTATCACACCGGGAGCGGCGATTCAGTGGGGGCAACTCTTTGTCTTTGCCATCGTTTGGTGGTTACTGCGGGTGGCGATGGTCAACCGCAATAAGGGTCAAAGCCCCGGCCATTGGTTGATGAATGTGCGACTGTTGGATCAGCGGCAGCGGACACCGGATCTGCTCTCCCTCAGCAAGCGAGAACTGGTGATTGGCATCGGGGCACTGCTGACATTGGCGGGCTTGGAATCCTATGGCCCTAGTATGGCCCTCATTATTTTGGCGCTGCCCTTAGCCGTTGACTGCAGTCTGGCCTGGATTGATGAAGAACACCGCACGCTCCACGATCGCCTAGGCGGCACAAAGGTGTATCGTTGTCGGCGGGGCTTTGCCCTCGATCGCAAGCTGATTGAATTGGTCAGCAAAATCCGCAAAGATCTGCCATAA
- a CDS encoding DUF1815 family protein: MFYRLAEQHRQFIRDLVLNLQALAIALENRGYMASCYTCGGELNSASFMVSLADNHLIRFLVSDYGITWTEMRDDRELMKLEGAEAINQLQELANLLKEVRVPTAV, encoded by the coding sequence ATGTTTTACCGCTTAGCCGAACAACACCGCCAGTTTATTCGCGACTTGGTGCTGAACCTGCAAGCCCTAGCGATCGCCCTCGAAAATCGAGGCTACATGGCCTCCTGCTACACCTGTGGCGGTGAACTCAACAGTGCCTCCTTCATGGTCAGCTTGGCCGACAACCACCTAATTCGCTTTTTGGTCTCTGATTATGGAATTACTTGGACTGAAATGCGGGACGACCGCGAACTGATGAAACTAGAAGGGGCAGAGGCCATCAACCAACTGCAAGAACTGGCCAATCTCCTCAAGGAAGTACGGGTCCCCACTGCGGTTTAA
- the psbQ gene encoding photosystem II protein PsbQ, whose protein sequence is MLRLNQKSLISILLSIVAIILVGCGGPSATTSPPPTYSELQITRIQDYLSDIEKNAERFADLEVSIAKGDWQEARNIMRGPLGEMLMDMRALNRNLLAKDQPTPTALTRALTDDFLKIDQGADLDSIPVAQESFREAEADFKAYLNSLPELS, encoded by the coding sequence ATGCTGCGTCTAAATCAAAAGTCCTTAATTTCAATCCTATTAAGCATTGTTGCTATTATTTTAGTCGGCTGTGGCGGCCCCAGTGCCACAACCTCACCCCCACCCACCTATAGTGAGTTGCAAATTACTCGCATTCAAGACTACCTGAGCGACATTGAGAAAAATGCCGAACGCTTTGCTGATTTAGAGGTCAGCATCGCCAAAGGCGATTGGCAGGAAGCCCGCAACATTATGCGCGGCCCCCTCGGTGAAATGTTGATGGATATGCGAGCCCTCAACCGCAACCTTTTGGCAAAGGACCAACCCACCCCCACGGCCTTGACCCGTGCCCTGACCGATGACTTCCTGAAAATTGATCAAGGCGCCGATCTCGATAGTATTCCCGTAGCTCAAGAGAGCTTCCGCGAGGCTGAAGCGGATTTCAAGGCCTATCTCAACAGCTTGCCTGAGTTGTCCTAG
- a CDS encoding metal ABC transporter ATP-binding protein, whose amino-acid sequence MDTPVKEYLLEVENLSVRRGDRWVVENVSFTLAANTNMAIIGPNGAGKSSLIQAILGIIPYQQGRVTLLGYGMTYRRTLPYVRQQVAYLPQNFQCDPRIPITVAEFVGLGWGQPTWQWPWQYRQQRDRAIFESLQRLNIEHLAAQPMSSLSGGETKRALLAYCLVQPRRLLILDEAPAGLDCRGEQQFYDLLETLKVSEGWGILQISHHLERVRATCDQVLYLDRSVQGLGTPEGVLQQFAA is encoded by the coding sequence GTGGATACCCCTGTGAAGGAATACCTACTGGAGGTGGAAAACCTCTCCGTGCGGCGGGGCGATCGCTGGGTGGTGGAAAATGTCTCCTTTACCCTCGCAGCCAATACGAATATGGCCATTATTGGTCCCAATGGGGCAGGCAAAAGTAGCCTGATTCAAGCCATTTTGGGAATTATTCCCTACCAGCAGGGACGGGTGACGCTCCTAGGGTATGGCATGACCTATCGCCGCACACTCCCCTATGTCCGCCAACAGGTGGCTTATTTGCCACAGAACTTCCAGTGCGATCCCCGCATTCCGATCACAGTGGCTGAATTTGTGGGTTTGGGCTGGGGGCAACCGACATGGCAGTGGCCTTGGCAGTACCGCCAGCAGCGCGATCGCGCCATCTTTGAGAGTCTCCAACGCCTGAACATAGAGCATCTTGCGGCGCAACCCATGAGTTCCCTTTCCGGCGGCGAAACAAAACGCGCCCTCTTGGCCTATTGCTTGGTGCAACCCCGTCGTCTCCTGATTTTGGATGAAGCTCCCGCTGGCTTAGATTGCCGAGGTGAGCAACAGTTTTACGATCTCCTCGAGACCCTCAAGGTGAGCGAGGGCTGGGGGATTTTACAAATTTCCCATCACTTGGAGCGGGTCAGGGCAACCTGCGATCAGGTGCTGTATCTTGATCGCTCTGTCCAAGGACTAGGAACTCCCGAAGGGGTGCTGCAACAATTTGCGGCCTAG
- the rpmG gene encoding 50S ribosomal protein L33: MAKAKGARIIITLECTECRTNPAQRSPGVSRYTTTKNRRTTTGRLELKKFCRYCNKHTVHKEIK; encoded by the coding sequence ATGGCTAAAGCAAAAGGCGCCAGAATTATTATCACCCTAGAGTGCACAGAGTGCCGTACTAATCCGGCACAGCGATCGCCCGGTGTCTCTCGCTACACCACCACCAAAAATCGTCGCACCACCACAGGGCGGTTGGAACTGAAGAAATTTTGCCGCTACTGCAACAAGCACACCGTTCACAAAGAAATCAAGTAA
- the rpsR gene encoding 30S ribosomal protein S18 codes for MAFYRRRISPIPPGQPIDYKDVDLLRRFITERGKILPRRVTGLTAKQQRQLAVAIKRARIMALLPFLNLEG; via the coding sequence ATGGCATTTTATCGGCGACGCATTTCCCCCATTCCCCCTGGCCAACCCATTGACTACAAAGACGTGGATTTACTGCGACGTTTTATCACGGAGCGGGGAAAAATCTTGCCGCGACGGGTGACCGGTCTCACTGCCAAGCAACAGCGGCAACTGGCAGTAGCCATTAAGCGGGCACGGATCATGGCCCTCTTGCCCTTCTTGAATCTCGAAGGCTAG
- a CDS encoding NFACT family protein, protein MQPVDLTTLRAVCADLQHWLPARLETVYQRDRHTIALALRTLKKQGWLTLSWHPQAARVAFEPPPPRQPDTFTFSQQLHAQLNRLALVRVGLINPWERVVVLEFAPRLQEATQWRLYAEIMGKYSNVILVNAEGEIVTAAHQVSPQQSRLRPILTGQPYVPPPPLTAALPSSEIPFEQWQQQVSVIPGLLRQQLLKAYRGLSPALVQQLLADAALPPECRTTDLSAAEWRRLFDHWQHWLKCLERGHFVPQFTATGYRVIPPLGVQTSSTGSIHEILATYYQDQLQQQQTQQLQQQLHQSLQAQRQKLIAKIEGFRERLAAAVGGDRPRYLADLLMAHAHLWQPGMTELIVTDFTTQEPLAIALSPEKSAIQTAQELYRQHQKLKRAQQHITPLLTAAEGELAYLDQVAVTLAAATSLDVLEEIRAELIQQGYLIAPDYYCPPTTPSPYLRYTTPSGFTVLVGRNNRQNDDLTFRVASPYDWWFHTQEIPGSHVILRLEAGDVPSDKDIQYVADLAAYHSQARASAQVPVVYTRRKYVQKPKGANPGMVIYDQATVVWGHPLRVRDCPAEIPSRSKQLRCTAGDRDGIMAE, encoded by the coding sequence GTGCAACCCGTTGATTTAACTACTCTGCGTGCTGTTTGTGCCGATCTCCAACATTGGCTACCAGCACGGCTCGAAACGGTTTACCAGCGCGATCGCCACACGATTGCCTTGGCTCTACGCACACTCAAAAAACAGGGTTGGCTGACCCTCAGTTGGCATCCCCAAGCGGCACGCGTTGCCTTTGAACCACCGCCCCCCCGCCAGCCAGACACCTTTACCTTTAGTCAGCAGCTTCATGCCCAACTCAATCGCCTTGCCCTTGTGCGGGTTGGTTTAATCAACCCCTGGGAGCGCGTTGTGGTTTTGGAATTTGCACCCCGTCTGCAGGAAGCAACGCAGTGGCGTCTCTATGCCGAGATCATGGGCAAGTACAGCAACGTGATCCTGGTAAACGCTGAGGGGGAAATTGTTACCGCCGCCCACCAAGTCAGCCCCCAGCAGTCCCGCTTGCGGCCAATTCTCACCGGTCAGCCCTATGTGCCCCCACCCCCCCTGACGGCAGCGCTGCCCAGTAGCGAGATTCCCTTTGAGCAATGGCAACAACAGGTGAGTGTGATCCCCGGACTGCTGCGGCAGCAACTCCTGAAGGCCTATCGGGGCTTGAGTCCTGCGTTGGTACAGCAATTACTGGCCGATGCCGCTTTGCCCCCAGAGTGTCGCACTACAGATCTAAGCGCTGCAGAGTGGCGGCGGCTGTTTGACCATTGGCAGCACTGGCTGAAGTGTTTAGAGAGGGGGCATTTTGTGCCTCAATTCACAGCAACGGGCTATCGCGTCATTCCCCCGCTTGGAGTGCAGACCTCCTCCACCGGCAGCATCCACGAGATCCTGGCCACCTATTACCAAGACCAACTCCAGCAACAGCAAACACAGCAACTTCAGCAACAGTTGCACCAGAGCCTACAGGCACAACGGCAAAAACTCATCGCCAAGATTGAGGGCTTTCGGGAACGATTGGCGGCAGCGGTGGGGGGCGATCGCCCACGGTACCTCGCAGATTTACTCATGGCCCATGCCCACCTGTGGCAACCCGGCATGACCGAACTGATCGTGACGGACTTTACCACCCAAGAACCCCTCGCCATTGCCCTCTCCCCAGAAAAAAGTGCCATCCAAACGGCTCAGGAGTTATACAGGCAACACCAAAAACTGAAACGTGCCCAGCAGCACATTACGCCACTCCTCACGGCTGCTGAAGGGGAACTTGCCTATTTGGATCAGGTGGCGGTCACCCTGGCTGCGGCCACATCCTTAGATGTCCTTGAGGAGATTCGGGCTGAACTGATTCAACAGGGATACCTGATAGCCCCCGATTACTATTGTCCGCCAACCACCCCTAGTCCCTACCTACGCTATACAACACCGAGTGGCTTTACGGTTCTTGTGGGGCGCAACAACCGTCAGAACGACGATCTCACCTTTCGCGTTGCCAGTCCCTACGATTGGTGGTTTCACACCCAAGAGATTCCCGGCAGTCATGTCATTCTCCGCCTTGAAGCGGGGGATGTCCCCAGTGACAAAGATATTCAATACGTGGCGGATTTGGCGGCCTACCATAGTCAAGCGCGAGCCAGTGCCCAAGTGCCCGTCGTCTATACCCGCCGCAAGTATGTGCAAAAACCGAAGGGTGCTAATCCGGGAATGGTGATCTACGATCAGGCAACCGTGGTGTGGGGGCATCCCCTCAGGGTCAGGGATTGCCCCGCAGAGATACCCTCAAGGAGCAAACAGCTTCGCTGCACGGCGGGCGATCGCGACGGGATCATGGCAGAATAG